From the Naumovozyma dairenensis CBS 421 chromosome 10, complete genome genome, the window atggaaTTATAAAAAGATTCAGTTTCTTGGAAGGATttataattgaattcttTAGATAATAACGAGTCAGCATCGACAATGGAACACCATGGGATATTACATAACGTTGAAATTTTCCTAATTTTCTCATCTTCCGTAATTAAGATCCATTTAACGTCATCATCATGCAATTTATAAATACAacttttcaagaaatttttcaatcttcttggtaatttatttaattgatcTATAGATTGGTTGGATCCATCAGTGGATTGAAGGATATCAGACCACGGGACTAAGTCCAGAATGTCAGGGAATTCAATGATAAGTTGGACATTGCTTTCATTCTTGTTGCCGTTAGAGTGAGTGGGATTGGCATAATTATCGAtgaatttcaatgattccCTTGCGTTAAAGCTTTTATCATGGTATTGTAAGAAAtccaattctttcaaagtgTATGTAGGGATAtagaaattcaaattaatgGTTTCTAAATCTTCATTCATAGAGGTGTTAGTAGTATTTCCGTTGTCTGTGTTTTGAGTAATCCATCTCTTGATGTTGCCCAGGCCTCTGTTGAAAGCGGATGCCTCCAAGATAAAGTTGTACTGTGGCATTgattgtatttttatttttgtagTAGATACCACCCAATGATCTTGCTCCTAATCTAACCTGACCTGAACTGAGTTTGTTTCTTTCTGAGTGTCCAACCTTCCCTTCTTGTCAAATGTGGCAGTTGTAGTTATCTCGTTTTAGCTTCTTCGGGGTGTCTCTTCATCGGCATATTGCTATGTTAACAgttttattgaaaagatttgatcaagatgatgattgAGGATGCTGGTGAAGAACACTTAACCATTAGTgtatatcttcaatatatacataataCATTCCAGTATATCTAcatttatattatcattcaaACCAGAATTTAGCTGTACACGATACAAAATGGCCGCTCAAGAATACATTACCAAGGCTAAAGAGTTAATTGATTCCAACAAATATTTCCAGTTCTCTGCTAATTGGTGTAAAGACTGTGTCTATACATTATCTGTATGGGATAAATATAACATTAGGAGtaaattcaaaatctttGACATTGGTGATTTATCCAAAGAGGAACAAACGGAATGGAGAAATGCCTTTGAAGAAGTTACTGGTATTAGAAATTTGCCTACCATAATCGTTGATGGAGAAGTTTGGGGGACAGAGACTAAATTGCATGAATTGGAAGACATGAATCAATTagaatttgaattgaagAGATTAGGTTTGGTACAACATTCttaaatcaatatatatatttatgcATCCATTCCTTTgcatttaaataaatatatatatatatatatacgcTTCTAATGTGTAATCAAATCAGTTTATATAGAATATTGCACAACTTCATTGATAACTCACCTCCCAATTCCCTTACTATCTCATTCTCCCTTTAGTTTAGTCCTCCTTCCAACATCTCAGGATGTATCTCAGTTTTCTGAACCTCTATAGAATTGTGTTAAGTACGTAGACTGGattaataatcaaattgaCATTACAGAGAGAAACAGGAACCTTTGGTCTAAAACAACAAATCTAACAGGGCTGCAACAAAAGACTCAACCAATATCAGATCAGTTGATCAGTCACACAATATGTTGAGAAGGTTTACCACAACAACCAATCACAATCGTATAGCAAGATTATGCATATCTACATTGAAAAGaacaatttcatcaaagGTAATAGGAATCGACTTAGGTACAACAAATAGTGCAGTAGCATACATTCGAGACGCCAACGATAAGAAATCTGCTGTTATAATTGAATCTGACCAAGGTCAACGTACCACCCCGTCAATTGTAGCATTCTCCCGAAACAGTAGTAACAAAACGAGCACAGGTGATGAGTATGAGTATTCAAGCATTGTGGGTACATTAGCTAAGAGACAAGCTATAATTAATCCAGAAAATACATTCTTCGCTACAAAGAGACTCATTGGTAGatcatttaatgatgaagaagtaCAACGAGATATTAAATTGATGCCGTATAAGATTTGTAATGTTGATGGGAAGGCGTATTTGAAACTTTCAAACTCGAATGAGGTGAAATCCCCCAGTGAGATTGCATCAATAttgttgaaatatttgaagaattgtTCTGAAtcttatttaaatgaaCCCATTGATAAAGCTGTCATTACTGTCCCGGcatattttaatgattcaCAAAGACAAGCCACTAAGGATGCTGGTAAATTAGCTGGATTGAAAGTGTTAAGAGTCGTTAATGAACCTACAGCTGCTGCGTTAAGTTTTGGAATGGATGATATTAAGAAGAATTCTGGGATCATTGCAGTTTATGACTTAGGTGGTGGGACTTTTGATATCTCCATATTAGATATCGAAGATGGTGTTTTTGAGGTGAGAGCAACCAATGGTGATACTCATTTAGGTGGTGAAGATTTTGATGCTATTATAGTTAACCATCTATTAGATCAATTTATCAAGAGTAATTCAGAGCTAGACCGTGAATTGATATGTGCAAATAGAGAAATAATGCAACGACTCAGGGAGGCTGCCGAAAAATGTAAGATTGAATTATCTCATGTTCATGAAACTACTATCAAATTACCCTTTCTCTATGATGATAAGCATTTAAATATTACGTTGAAGGAATCTGAATTAGACGGCATGACGTTacatttaattaataaGACCATTGAACCAGTGAAGAGGGCATTAAAGGATTCTGATATTGAACCAGATGATGTGGACGATGTGATACTTGTTGGGGGAATGACACGAATGCCCAAGATTAGGAAAACtgttgaaaatttatttggTAAGAAACCAAATATTACTGTTAATCCTGATGAAACTGTTGCTCTGGGGGCTGCTATTCAAGGTGGGATTCTATCGGGGGAAATCAAAAATGTCTTACTATTAGATGTGACACCATTAACTTTAGGTATTGAAACTTTTGGAGGTGCATTTGCACCATTAATTCCAAGAAATACTACTGTTCCTGTGACTAAGACAGAAGTGTTTAGTACAGGTGTCGATGGACAAACTGGTGTAGATATTAAAGTTTATCAAGGTGAACGTGGTCTGGTACgtgataataaattaattggAGATTTTAAATTGACAGGAATTCCACCTATGCTTAAAGGTATTCCACAAATTTTTGTAAcatttgatattgatgcAGATGGTATTATTGATGTTTCTGCCTCTGAGAAAAGTAGTGGTAAAGAACAATCTATTACAGTGGTACCTAAATCAGGTCTTACTGAGGATGagattaataaattaattgaagaagcCAATGCTAATAGaagtaatgataatttaattaGACAAAGATTAGAATTAATTACTAAAGCTGATATTATGATTAGTGACACAGAATTATCATTTGCGAAATATAAAGGACTAATCTCTAAAGATGATCAATATGAATCCATTGtgaatgaattgaaagaattgcGTTTTAtgattaataaatttaaggAAAACGAAAATGATTTATCGATTGatgttaatattatcaagaaatcAACAGATTCCTTACAGAATAAAgcatttaaattatttgaacGTGTGACTAAAGCACAAGCAGCTGCAGATCAGAAGGaatcaaagaaatagacatatatatttccgCTTAATAGGTTACTTTTTTATAGACTAGATTTATTActatatttataaataatgatattgctTATCATTCGTTCCGTATTGTATTCATATCATCTTCACAAAGATTTATTCATGAATCTTCTTCTAGTGAAAGCCAACCAAAATTTGGAAGGTTGATCTTTTGAATCTTTATAAACTCTTTCAATCAATCTCATGGCCAATTCTTGACGGAATTGTTGGATATAAGATTTCAATAGTTCTACGTCATTATGATTTTCCAAAGGGATTGAATAGACATTATTTAATGGGAAACCAGGTGTACCCGGTATACTAAAATTATCCAATGCCACATTTGTTAAAGTCTTAATAGCTTCATTATACGAGGTGactaatttcaaattagaaAGACAATCATTGATAAAAAGAATACCGTAGATAAGAACACGATCAGCGGGGCCTTTAATTTCGAAATTCTTAAAGAATGAATTTGCACGGAAAAGGTCTAAACATTCATCAATTATATCGTAATCAGAATTTGCTGGATACGCTGGGCCTctaaatttggaatttaatGGTAATAGAGCAAAATTACCGATCATTCTATCATTTTGTGGGTCAACTGGGAAAGTGGAATGGTATGCCTTCAttaatagaaataaaagatataaatgTAAATTGTTAGTAATTCAActcaattcaattcaacTCCGACCAATTACGTAAATGGA encodes:
- the NMD4 gene encoding Nmd4p (similar to Saccharomyces cerevisiae NMD4 (YLR363C); ancestral locus Anc_4.205), which codes for MPQYNFILEASAFNRGLGNIKRWITQNTDNGNTTNTSMNEDLETINLNFYIPTYTLKELDFLQYHDKSFNARESLKFIDNYANPTHSNGNKNESNVQLIIEFPDILDLVPWSDILQSTDGSNQSIDQLNKLPRRLKNFLKSCIYKLHDDDVKWILITEDEKIRKISTLCNIPWCSIVDADSLLSKEFNYKSFQETESFYNSILKNGGVKQINSNGDQIIKTNFENTVYAKRGAGELWSP
- the GRX8 gene encoding glutathione-disulfide reductase GRX8 (similar to Saccharomyces cerevisiae YLR364W; ancestral locus Anc_4.211) — encoded protein: MAAQEYITKAKELIDSNKYFQFSANWCKDCVYTLSVWDKYNIRSKFKIFDIGDLSKEEQTEWRNAFEEVTGIRNLPTIIVDGEVWGTETKLHELEDMNQLEFELKRLGLVQHS
- the SSQ1 gene encoding Hsp70 family ATPase SSQ1 (similar to Saccharomyces cerevisiae SSQ1 (YLR369W); ancestral locus Anc_4.217) codes for the protein MLRRFTTTTNHNRIARLCISTLKRTISSKVIGIDLGTTNSAVAYIRDANDKKSAVIIESDQGQRTTPSIVAFSRNSSNKTSTGDEYEYSSIVGTLAKRQAIINPENTFFATKRLIGRSFNDEEVQRDIKLMPYKICNVDGKAYLKLSNSNEVKSPSEIASILLKYLKNCSESYLNEPIDKAVITVPAYFNDSQRQATKDAGKLAGLKVLRVVNEPTAAALSFGMDDIKKNSGIIAVYDLGGGTFDISILDIEDGVFEVRATNGDTHLGGEDFDAIIVNHLLDQFIKSNSELDRELICANREIMQRLREAAEKCKIELSHVHETTIKLPFLYDDKHLNITLKESELDGMTLHLINKTIEPVKRALKDSDIEPDDVDDVILVGGMTRMPKIRKTVENLFGKKPNITVNPDETVALGAAIQGGILSGEIKNVLLLDVTPLTLGIETFGGAFAPLIPRNTTVPVTKTEVFSTGVDGQTGVDIKVYQGERGLVRDNKLIGDFKLTGIPPMLKGIPQIFVTFDIDADGIIDVSASEKSSGKEQSITVVPKSGLTEDEINKLIEEANANRSNDNLIRQRLELITKADIMISDTELSFAKYKGLISKDDQYESIVNELKELRFMINKFKENENDLSIDVNIIKKSTDSLQNKAFKLFERVTKAQAAADQKESKK
- the ARC18 gene encoding Arc18p (similar to Saccharomyces cerevisiae ARC18 (YLR370C); ancestral locus Anc_4.218), with the translated sequence MKAYHSTFPVDPQNDRMIGNFALLPLNSKFRGPAYPANSDYDIIDECLDLFRANSFFKNFEIKGPADRVLIYGILFINDCLSNLKLVTSYNEAIKTLTNVALDNFSIPGTPGFPLNNVYSIPLENHNDVELLKSYIQQFRQELAMRLIERVYKDSKDQPSKFWLAFTRRRFMNKSL